In Synchiropus splendidus isolate RoL2022-P1 chromosome 11, RoL_Sspl_1.0, whole genome shotgun sequence, the DNA window ctttttctagaaAAACGGGCGAGTTATCATTAATATCCAGTATTTCCACAGTCACGTAGTGGATCTCTAGCGGGTTGTCCAGCATGGTTTTCAGGTTGATCAAACACGGAACGCTGCGTTCGcacacctcctccctgtctATTGTCTTTTTCACATATAAGATCCCGTCGTCTTGATTCAGCTGAAAGAACGGATCGCTGGACCCGGTGACGACGCGGTATCCTCTCTCTTTCAGCGCACTCTTATCGAGGCCTAAATCCTTCGCTAGGTTTCCCACCACAGTTCCCACTTGCACCTCCTCTTGAACGGAATATCGGATCTGAGCGGAGGCTCCGGTCCACAGAACCTCCAAAATGAACACAAAGACGAACCAGTTCCGCAGCTCTCTCCGTGCTCCGATCCCCCTTTGTTCCATTTCTTCCAAGTAGAGGAACATATTCCACTCAGTCCAAGCACATTCACCAAAACGGACACTCGGTGGTGAAAAAATGAAACGGTTTCAGACGAAATCCGATTGAAAACGTACAGCTCCTGTGACACCCACCGCAATTCACGAGTGATGAAACGGTTTATACAAAGAAGCAAACACGTCACCTCCGTGCGGCCCAGCCGGCAGCCATCCGCTGAACTATACTGACACCATGTGTTGACATGTTGACAACGGCAGCGAACCAAATCCACGATGAAAAGGGAAAAGAATTAGAAGAGTCGAGCGATATGGCAAGAAAATCAATACAGAGCGCTTAAAAAATCTGTTACTCGATAAAAGGCAACACTGCAGACTTTATTTGCAAGGTTTTGTTATACGAGTCTGTTATCGGAGCAACATACATGTTGCTTTGACGATTGTCTTTTTCCTTATCACTTGAATTTCTTCCAGTATTTTTCCTCCATGAATTCATTATGCGTTTTTTAATAGTCAATGCAAATTATGTAAATGTTTCCAGTACATGGCTATGAAACGACCAGGAACAACTACTGTGACTATGACTGCTAAATATAATACCTAAAAGTCGTAACAATACCAACAGCATGTCTCACAATCACATCAGCAGGTGGAAAAACGATCATCACTTCAGAGCCTCAGTTTTTTAGAACCCAACACACAGCATAAAATTAGCCAGAATAATATCACCAAGAAAATTCAGTCATTTGGAAATGTTGATGATCAACTTTAGTAGCAAGTGACGAGCATGGGGGACAAGCAGGGACAATTCAGCACCAAGGACAGCGATCATCCTTATTCAGACAGCATTGAGAGAAATTCAGAGCACCATCCTACCTCTTCAGAAGGCCTCCTCCTGTCAGGCAGCACCAGAGTGTTGGCATGGCTGCCAGGAACTATAGTAGATCCAATACTCATTCTGGGTCCAACTAGCATGTAGCGCTTGTCTCCAGATCTGTACTGGATGCTGTGGCACAGAGTTCCATCATAGTTGGTCTCTTGGAGATATTTAGAAGTGTAGTCTGTGGATTTGGAGCACTGCATTGCGATCAACACGATGATACTGATGATGAAAAGGACTGAAACTGAGCCCAAAGTGATCATCAGGTAAAAAGTCACATCCGTGTCCTCATCCACTTTTGCTGAGCTTTTCacatcagaagcagcaaaaGCCTCTTTGGGCTCCACAACTTTGACCAGCACAGTAGCTGTTGCTGAGAGAGACACGTTCCCATTGTCTTTGACCAGTATGACCAGTTTATGTTCCGCCTCGTCTGTCTCTGTGAACGAGCGGAGAGTTCTGATCTGTCCCGTATAGCGGTCCAAACCAAAGAGGCTGTGGTCAGAAActtgctgcagtgaaaacagtaacCAGCCGTTGTAACCTACATCAGCGTCATAAGCTCTGACTTTAGTCACCAAGTGTCCTGCGTTCACATTGCGGGGAatctcctccacaccttcagcaGAACCGTTGGAGTTGACTGGATACAGGATGACtggagggttgtcgttctgaTCCAGGATGAACACGTTCACTGTCACGTTGCTGCTCAGTGACGGACTTCCAGAATCTGTGGCCACAACGTGGAACTGGAAACTCTTCACTGTCTCAAAGTCAAAGCTTTTCAGAGCAGAAATGTGTCCGTTGTCTGAGTTGATGTTCAGGAAAGACAGCAGGTCGGTCTTACGTCCTTCTCTCACTATATGATAGGAAACAGCCGCGTTCTCGTTCAGATCATTATCAGTTGCGCTCACAGAGAACACTGAGGCTCCAGCCAGGTTATTTTCTAACAGATAAAAGTCCAGTGGGTTTTGTTGGAAATGTGGACTGTTGTCATTCACATCTGATATCTGGATGTTGAGGGTTTTAAAAGAAGACAAAGGAGGTTCACCACAGTCTGTGGCTTTTAGTATGATCTCATACTGAGACACTTCCTCTCTGTCCAGAACTGTTTTTGTAACGACTGAATATGTGTTTTCCTTATAAGAGGGTTTTAACTCGAACGGTACATTGTTAATTATTTGCAGGATTATTTTCCCATTAACACCAGAATCTTTGTCTTTTACTTTGATGAGAGAAACGACTGTTCCTGGTTTAGATTCTTCAGTAACCGTATTAGAAAGTGACGTCACTTCTATTTCTGGTGGATTGTCATTAATATCTCTGACCCTTATTATCACTCTACATTCTCCGGTTAATGGAGGAGTTCCTTTATCTGATGCTTCAATGTCCAGTTTATAAACATTATGTTCTTCATAGTCTATTAATCCTCTGACACGGATTTCGCCTGTAATTTTGTCTAATTCAAAAACATCATATACAtgttttgtcagtgtttgtaCGAGACTATATTCGATTTCGCTATTCGTTCCTTCATCTGGATCGGTcgcattcatttttaatattatcGAGCCGGCCAAAATGCTTTCCTGAACATCAATGTAATAAACTTCCTGACTGAACGTGGGTCTGTTATCGTTACTGTCCAGGACAACGATAGAAACATTTAACGTTCCTGATCTTTGAGGTTTCCCTCCGTCTACCGCTGTCACAGTTAAAGAATGGCTGTTCTTCTTTTCTCTATCAAGCGTTTTTTTAAGAACAAGAACTGGTTtcttatcatcatttttacgaaAATCCACCTCAAAATGCTCGTTTAACGTCAGAGTGTAGGTGCGAATCGAATTAGTTCCCGCATCGGGATCATTTGCGGCATGTAACTGAAATCGCCTCCCGCTGAGAGTTtgttcagctattttgaatgtttGCTGTGTTTCAGGAAACACGGGGGCGTGATCATTAATATCAGTAATTTCCACAACCACGTAGTGAATTTCCAACGGGTTCTCAACAATGATCTTGAGCTCGATCAAGCAAGACTCCCTCCCCTGACAGAAGCCGTCTCTGTCTATTCTCTTACGGACGTACAATTCTCCATTGTGCGGGTTTACCTCAAAAAACGCGTCCTCGGACTCAGAAACAACACGGAACCGTCGAGCAACCAGAGAGCTGATATCGAGACCCAGATCCTTGGCCACATTTCCCACAATCGTTGATTCCTTCACCTCCTCGGGAACAGAGTAGCGCAGTTCAGCCAGAGCCCGTTTTCCATCGAGAAACAATGCAGCCAAGAGAAAGAAGCTCCAGGAGAATCCAAATACTCCCATTCGTCTATTTGTCTCCATCTTCAAAACACCAACGAAACGAATCCACCTTTAGTGAGCAACAAATCACATCCAGCTCATGGTCGAGAGATACTGCAGGAGGACCAGAACACGATGCGGCGTCGAAGGACTGTCCGCTGTCTGGTTCCCTGACAAACAAAAGCGTTTTGAGACGTACGTCGTCCACCAGCGATAATGCGACACTGACACCTAGAGGACAGTCAGTGGCAGCTGCATTTTGTCTCCGAGAGAGTGCGATAAATTTAATTGAACCTCCTTTAAACAACAAGGTCACAATTATTTGTTGATGATAATACAAAAGGTTGAAAACAACAGATAACGACTGAGTTTTATAGTCTCATAAATGTCATGAATATATCAATATAAGGCAATCAAGTTCCAACATTCAATAGAGGGATAATTATTGTTAAGTTAGCAACAAATATTCTAAAGTTATCAGACTGAGCTAATTTTGGAAACGGAGATTCAAGTTCAATTATGAAGCAGAAAATATCATATCTCATTAGAAAACATATAGAAAATATCCGAAAtgcaatttttgtttttaaataaatcgaCAGTGTttacttggggaaaaaaaacaatgagcagCATTTGCGAgcatttcagcaccatggtcAGAGAACATGCCTAACTATCCAACATAAGTGACCACAGATCCTACCTCTTCAGAGGCCCTCCTCCTGTCAGGCAGCACCAGAGTG includes these proteins:
- the LOC128766953 gene encoding protocadherin alpha-8-like, with the protein product METNRRMGVFGFSWSFFLLAALFLDGKRALAELRYSVPEEVKESTIVGNVAKDLGLDISSLVARRFRVVSESEDAFFEVNPHNGELYVRKRIDRDGFCQGRESCLIELKIIVENPLEIHYVVVEITDINDHAPVFPETQQTFKIAEQTLSGRRFQLHAANDPDAGTNSIRTYTLTLNEHFEVDFRKNDDKKPVLVLKKTLDREKKNSHSLTVTAVDGGKPQRSGTLNVSIVVLDSNDNRPTFSQEVYYIDVQESILAGSIILKMNATDPDEGTNSEIEYSLVQTLTKHVYDVFELDKITGEIRVRGLIDYEEHNVYKLDIEASDKGTPPLTGECRVIIRVRDINDNPPEIEVTSLSNTVTEESKPGTVVSLIKVKDKDSGVNGKIILQIINNVPFELKPSYKENTYSVVTKTVLDREEVSQYEIILKATDCGEPPLSSFKTLNIQISDVNDNSPHFQQNPLDFYLLENNLAGASVFSVSATDNDLNENAAVSYHIVREGRKTDLLSFLNINSDNGHISALKSFDFETVKSFQFHVVATDSGSPSLSSNVTVNVFILDQNDNPPVILYPVNSNGSAEGVEEIPRNVNAGHLVTKVRAYDADVGYNGWLLFSLQQVSDHSLFGLDRYTGQIRTLRSFTETDEAEHKLVILVKDNGNVSLSATATVLVKVVEPKEAFAASDVKSSAKVDEDTDVTFYLMITLGSVSVLFIISIIVLIAMQCSKSTDYTSKYLQETNYDGTLCHSIQYRSGDKRYMLVGPRMSIGSTIVPGSHANTLVLPDRRRPSEEVGWCSEFLSMLSE